In the Halobacteriovoraceae bacterium genome, TCATAAAAAGTAGTGGTAACTATAAAGAACTTTTAGAAGAACTCGTTCATGGACTATATTTTGTTAATGGAATATCAACTATGAAGATTACAAATCTTCTCAATATATCTAAAACTGATATTGAAAATATTGTTATTTCAAGACTATTAAAACTTTCAGATTTAATTTCATTTCAAAGACCAGAAGAAAAATGTTTCTATTCAAAGAATATTATCTCATCAATTACTAACCCCCAAAATAATTCTCATTTTTTTAATCATTTAAATGGATGCATTCAATGTAGTGATTTAAGAAATTTCTTTCTTGAAATTGTTGATGCTGAAAGGAATAGAATTGCAGAGAAAAATTATAGTGATTTACCAGAACTTACCTATAAGCAATTTTTAACATCTGTTTTAAATATAATGAAAAACATGCTGATTAATATACGTTCAATAAGTCCAGTCTATATCGGAAATATGATCAAAGTAGAGTATCTTGGACTAAAGATACAATTTATTGATTAATACGAAGTGAGTAAATAACATTAAATTCAGAATTCTCATCAAGATAACCCTTAGGGGGATTTGGAATAGAAAGATCCTTGAGTGCTAGTTCGAAAATTTCATTAAGATCTTTATCATCTCCCATTTTGTTAAATTTGATTGAAATGATATTTCCTTTTGAATCATATTTTTGAATGGCCGTGAGTAGTTCTGTCATATAAGGAATTCTATTTTTAAGATATGGCCTTTTACGAACGACTTCTAAATATGAATTCATAATAGCATTATAATAAAGTATTTGATGACGCCTAATAAAGCTATAGTAAACTTTCTCCCTACTATTAAAAGGATCATCACGAAATTCATCTTTTTCAAGCCCAATTGACAATTGAGATTGTCCAAAAAACTCAATATCATCTTTGCCCGTAATAATATCACTAACTCTAATGTGATTGAAGGATTTGTGTTCTACCTTTTTTTTCTTCATTACTTTGGGAATTGAGTTCTTTTTTGCCTCAGCAATCATTTGTTTTTTCAATTTTGTTGTTTGCTGCCCAATCTTTATTTCTTTATTTTTATAAGATTCATCATCAGTAAATTGAACCTTTATAGGGGAGTTAAGTGAAGATTTTAACACGAATTCTTCAATAGTATTTTTTGAGGGTTTAATCCACCTGAAAACACTAAAAACCAATCCATGTAAAAGTAGGGAAAGAAAAATAGAGATAATGAAAACGTTATTAGGTTTACTAATCATGCTTAACGATACACTCTCTGTGCAAAAAAGGGAATATTTGGCCGATTATTGACTGATTTTGTAGATCAGTTAGATTAGTAATATTGATGGCACTAATAAGTGCCATTCTAGGGAAAATATGGGCAATTATTTCAGAAAAAATAGAAAAATTCTGCCAATTTTATTAGGTGCATCTTCATTGGCCCTAGTTATTACATTAATTTTCATATTTAATGCTACAAGTAGTTTATCTTCACAATCAAAACTAATTGAGGGTTCAAGAGTTTGTTTTTCAAGGGTTGGGCAAGTTTTTTCTGCTCGGGCCATGGAAAATTTAAATTCTAACTATCTGACAAAAGAATTCTATAAGGACACTGAGCGTTGTTATAGTGAGTCAATTGATATTGCAAAAACGCTGAAAAATTCTGAATTATTAGAAAAATTGAATAATCTGGCCACTGAAACTCACTGGTTTCATGAGAGGGTAAAACAATTTGGTTCGCAGAATCTACAAAAAACAGTCAGTTTAGAGTCAATTAATGAAAAGTTTAATGAACTTGAAACATTAAATAATTCACTTGTTGATCATATTGAATATATTTCAAATGATTTAATTCGTAGTTTAAGAATTCAAAAAATTGTTGGGATTTGTAGTTTTCTATTACTTTTATCTATTGTTTCTTATTTTGGGTTTTATGTTCGTGGGAGAGATGAGAGTAATTCACAATTAGAGGAGATGGCCAAGATTGAACTGGCCAAGGATAAGATTCAACCTCTTGAGATCCAAAAAATCATCGGAACAGCATTAGGAAAAAATGAACTTTCATTTTGTCAGGAACTTTTTTACAACTACCATTATTCTCATTACAGACAAAAAAACAAAGTAGTTCAGACTAAAAAGGAAACCAAGAAAGTTGAAATTAGGCCAGAGAATATTGTTCAATCAAATCAACAGAAGGAAAAAATCATCCTTAGTGTAAATGTAGATGATGTATTGACGAAAGTTATTACAGTCTTAAAGGAAAAAATTTTTATTGAGGGTGTCATTCTTGAAATAGATATTGACCAAGACATTTATGTACACGCTAATGAAGAAGATTTGGAACATATTCTTTATCAATTATTGATGCATTCGATTAATTCTTGTGCGAATGTTTTTGGAAAAAAGAGAATTTCATTTAACCTTAAGAAGCTTGGTGGCACTATTTTACTAAATATTGAAGATAATGGGGTTGGATTTGCTCCAGAATTTATTCATTCATATGTACATGGAAAGCAAATTAACTCCAATGAACTTGGAATTGAATTACAAATTTGTAGTGAGCTACTCAAACAGTCAGATGGAGAAATTGCATTTGCAAATATTTTAGATGAGAGTGGGATGATTGTTGGAGGTGAAGTCAAGCTACTCTTTAGAAGAGCTCAGAAGATTTCTAGCATTGATACTGATATTATTGAGGATAAACTCAATGATGAGACTTCTCAACCGCAGCTTGTTAAATTGGTACGTGGTAAAAAGAAAGACCTTGTCAATAGTCTTTAAATAAATCCAATTTCAGAATACTCTTTTTTTAAATTGTTTGTATGAACTTTTAGGCAAGAATCTATCTAAAAGTTGTAAATAAAAATCAAAATTAAAACTTTTATTTTTTAAAAGATTACTTAAATAATTATCTTGATCG is a window encoding:
- a CDS encoding HAMP domain-containing histidine kinase, with the translated sequence MGNYFRKNRKILPILLGASSLALVITLIFIFNATSSLSSQSKLIEGSRVCFSRVGQVFSARAMENLNSNYLTKEFYKDTERCYSESIDIAKTLKNSELLEKLNNLATETHWFHERVKQFGSQNLQKTVSLESINEKFNELETLNNSLVDHIEYISNDLIRSLRIQKIVGICSFLLLLSIVSYFGFYVRGRDESNSQLEEMAKIELAKDKIQPLEIQKIIGTALGKNELSFCQELFYNYHYSHYRQKNKVVQTKKETKKVEIRPENIVQSNQQKEKIILSVNVDDVLTKVITVLKEKIFIEGVILEIDIDQDIYVHANEEDLEHILYQLLMHSINSCANVFGKKRISFNLKKLGGTILLNIEDNGVGFAPEFIHSYVHGKQINSNELGIELQICSELLKQSDGEIAFANILDESGMIVGGEVKLLFRRAQKISSIDTDIIEDKLNDETSQPQLVKLVRGKKKDLVNSL